The Paenibacillus spongiae nucleotide sequence TCTCCTCCGGAGCGGGAGAGAATCATATACTTATCAGTCATCGCATTCGCATCCATCAAGTTGACATCCACTGTGACATCGGGGTGGGTCTTCTTGAATTCTTCGTTAACGGCTTCGAGAAATCGTTTATGCGGATCGGCAAATACCCAGATCGTCAGCTTCTTGCTGTCGGATTTCCCGGTTTCGCCAGTATTGGTATCGCTTTCATTATTGCCTTCGCTTTGGTTGCTACCTGTTCCGCCCCCCATATTCGGTGTACACGCGGTTGCCGCTAACATAAGAACAAGCATTAGGAGAAACATTGTACGTCGGTTTTTCAATGTCGATCCGCCTCTCTTTTGGATGATAGAGTTGTAATAATGACATTGTAGTTAATTACCTTTCAGAACAAAATGCACCAATCTATCTATTTAATATCTGAAATTGATATTATAAGCATTATGTTGAATCATGCGCAAACAAAAAACCACCGTTTAAACTAAACGGTGGTTAACACAGCCTCGCGCTGTTAGTTTGGATCCGCCCAACGGTCGTTCGGCACGAGCGGGAACCATTCCGGCCTCGTCGGATCGCGGTCATACGGATAACCGCCGAGCTCGCGATACAGCTCCGCATATTGAGCCAGCTTATCCCTGTTAATCTCGATGCCAAGTCCCGGTCCATCCGGCACTTTGATCGCTCCGTTCTCGTAACCCATTTTGCCGCCGACAATGATATCGTCCTGCAGATGATGGTAGTGCGCGTCTGCCGCATGCGACAGGTTAGGCAATACAGCTCCGAGATGCAGCATCGTAGCCAATTGAATTCCCAACTCGCCCGAAGAATGGACAGCAACGCCCAATTGGAACGTCTCGCATACGCCTGCAGCCTTGATGCAGGCGCGAATGCCGCCCCAGAATGTCGTATCCAGCAGAATAACGTCTACCGCCAAATCCAGAATATTCGCCGCTAGCTGCTCGAAGTTAACGACAACGGTGTTCGTGGCCGTAGGAATACGGACCATCGAGCGAACCCTGCGCATGCCATTTAAGCCCCATGTCGGATCTTCGTAATAGTCGTTGTTCAGATGCTCGATCGCTTGCCCGAACTGGATCGATTCCTCTACACTTAGTGCAGCGTTTGGATCATACCTGAGCTTATCCTTCGGGAACGCAGCAGCAAGCGCCTTATAACATTCCAACTCGTAATCAGGATGGAACACGCCGCCTTTCAGCTTATGAACGTTAAAACCGTATTTGGTTTTCAGATCTTGGCAGTGCTCGATTAGCTGTTCAATCGTCCGCACTTCCCCTTGCCCCTTCTCGTTCGGCAGTCGATAGAAGAGGTAGCTGGCAAAAGGAACCTTATCGCGGACTTTGCCGCCGAGCAGCTTGTATACCGGTTGATTCAGCTTCTTGCCCATAATATCCAGACAAGCGAATTCAATCGCTGCGTGGAGTTGTGTCCGGTTATTATACAGGCTTGCCGTCGGATTGCATATCTTATAACGAAGCTCCTCGAGTTGAAACGGATCATGGTCAACCAGATAACGTTTCAATCCGGCGAATGCCAACTCCGAGCTTTCTCCGCCTCCGCCCATTTCCCCGTAACCCGTAATCCCTTCATCGGTCTCTACTTCGATAATCGTCCGAACAAAGCGGCCCCAGTGGGCTCCATTGCTATGGCGAAGCGGTGCTTCAAGCGGCACAGTGACGGTCGTCGCTTTGATGTCTGTAATTTTCATTTATAAACACCTCTATTCTGGTAAATGAACGCCAAGCGCTGCGGTCATTCCTCCATCGATTTTGTACTCGCCGCCGGTTATGAACGACGCCCTGCTGCTTGCTAGAAAAGCGATAAGCTCTGCCACCTCTTCAATCTTCGCCACACGGTGAAGAGGATGCATTTGGCCCCAGCTATCGATCATCTGATTGACCGTCTTATCTTCTTTGAATCCATCCGCAGCCCATCGCAGCATCGGCGTATCGACTGAAGCTGGACAAACGGCGTTAAAGCGGATGTTCTCCCCTGCGTGATCAAGCGCCATCGCCCGGGTCATCGCATTGATCGCACCTTTGCTGGCGGTATACGCAGCTACCCCTTTTTGCGAAGCGAATGCTTGAACGGACGATACATTCACGACGCTGCCGCCGCTTCGCTTGCGCATCTCGGGCAGCGCGTGCTTGCACGCGAGGAAAATCCCTTTGAGGTTGGTATCGATGACCTCATCCCACACCTCCTCCGGCGTGTCCACGACATCCCCATACCGCTGAACGCCTGCGCTGTTCACCAGAATATCAATGCCGCCGTATAAGATCACAGCTTGCTCCATGAGTTGACGAACTTGATCGGAATGCCGCACATCCGCGCAGAATGCCGAAGCTTCAACCCCTTCCGCTCTCAGGCTGTTCGCCGCTTGATCACATTCCATCTGATCGATGCCGCACATTAGCACAGATGCTCCGCCTTGCGCCAATCGTCTAGCCGCACCGAATCCGATGCCTTTGGTCCCGCCGGTTACAACGGCGACTTTACCTGCAAATTCGGAAGCGTCCATCTTGAATACCTCGCTTTTCTCATTCGAATTTATTTTTCATTCAGCGGGTATGGTGCCGCGGTTAGCCAAGAGCTGATTGTCTGGCTGGGACCGATGCTGCCGGCCGATTCATTTTCAAGCGCCTTCTCGATACCATGGGTTGGGTACCCGCTAAACGGCTCCAGCCCGACGTTATAGTGCCGACCGTACCAAGGATAAGTTTTTGTTTCCCCAAACTCTTGCCAATACCATAAGTAAGGCAGCCGAGACGCATCCCACTCTACGCGAATGCCCATACCCCTTCGCCCATTTTCCACTTCATACCATGCCCGACTTTTCTCGAAACCGGTTACATAAACAATATCCGACCGTGCATCGCGTGCGGGCAGAATGGACAAATCAACCGCAGCACCTTGCTCATCCGCCGCTACAGGCCATTCATGGACATCGCCGCGCCTCACCCTGCCAAGATTTATAGCTTGCAAGCTTCGCTCTTCCGTTAAGACGGTTAAGCCCTCTGGAAGATTAATTCTGCAGCCCGGCTCCAAGAACGGTTTGCCGAACGCAATATGGTGACCCCACATGAATCGCAGAGGCAGGTCGCTTAAATTCTCAAGCTCTTCTTCGATGCGAAGAGTCGATGAATCCGATTGCAGTGTCAGCGTTTTGCGTAATTCAAAAGGAACCTTCTTCGTCCGAACTCGGAACAATACGCGAATCCGATCCGCTGAATCCTCCAACACCTCGACATCCCAAGGCATATGAGCAACTTCCCCATGCTGACCAAACCGGGCTCCTAAATAAGAGCTAGTCGACCCGCCATTCGGGAAAACTTCCTGCCACCCACCTGCGTAATAGTCAATAAACGTGGAGATCGGATCGGGTGAGGTCGGCAAATAAGAATTCGGATTATGTACACCGTTCTCAGTTAGCCACATGAAGTCCAGATCGACTGGCTTATACAAAAATTCGAATATTTCGGTACCTTTGTCCGGAAGTAGAGAGATCCTTACCTTCTCATTCTCCAAAACAAGTACGCGCATGCCCAAATAGGTATATTGATCATGAATGCGGCATCCGTAATTACGTTGGTGACGGTAAATGGTCATAGGCTCCTCCTATTCTCAGCCCGATTGGGTGATTTCCTTTCTTATGCTTTATGCACTCTCCTTCGATGCAAGTGATTGCTTTCGTCAATTCAATCGGGATAGCATCCTAACCAACTCGAAAATTCTTATTTCGCCAGTTCGCATTCTCCTCCCAAAGTTGCATATCAAAAGCATACCCTTGCCCCTTACTGCATCTAGCTTCGTATCGCAACGCTTTTATCTAGGTTTTGCATAATATGCTATATTTTATATAGTAAACAGCTAGCCCCATTATAACTTCAGCTCCTTATCGATTCAAGAAAAAGAAAACGAGATTCTCACGCGACAATTAGCCTCTGCAAGCTTCAGCTTATAGCGGCCTTCTGCTAGATTCTAAGGGAGAATACTCGCTTAAACCCCTTTGCAGTAGTGATGCACGCTGCCGAAGCTCAACCGATCAAACTTACAATTATCCAACTATCGAAAAAAAACCCACTCAGATCAAGGGTTTGATCTGAGCGGGCTTAATTGTTAATCTCATCAAGGCGATATAAAAAGTCTCCGTTATTATTAAGAACAGTATCCCTTATAACCATTGCTCACAAATGAAATCGTCTGTAGCCTAGTCTGCAGCCTATGCCTTGTAAGCTTTCATCGCCTTACGCAGCTCCTTGAAGGACGGGCGCTTGCCGTACATCAAGACGCCTGCGCGGTAGATGCGGGCGGAAATCCAGCCTGCAACATAGATTGTGACGAGCAGAATAATAATCGATGCCCACACTTGCCATAGCGGCGGATCGGATAGTCCCAGACGAACGACCATTGCATAAGGCGAGAAGAGCGGGATGAACGACGAAACTTTCATTAGCATCGAGTCCGGATTGTTCAGGCCGCCGAACATACAGATGTAGAAGCCGGCGAGAGCGACCATCGTAATCGGAAGGACCGCTTGACCGAGATCCTCGGTACGGCTGACGATCGAGCCAACCGCCGCGAACAGCGTCGCAAACAGGAAGTAACCTGCCAGATAGAAGATAAGCGCGTATACGAGCACGAACGGATCGATATCGCTTAACCGGATATTCAGCTCCGCCAGCGGCTCCGCATTATGCGGCAGCATCATGTTGATCACGATAACCGCAACGTAAGCGATAATCTGGGTCAATCCGACGATGAACATGCCGAAGATTTTGCCGAACATGCTCTTGAGCGGCGATACGCTTGTGATCAGAATTTCCATCACGCGGGAGCTCTTCTCCGCTGTAATCTCGCTGGCGATCAGCTGGCCGGTGATCATAATGGCCATGAATAGCAGAATGATGATGACATAGACCAGTCCCATATCCATCGCCTGCTGAGACGGCGTCTTGCCTTGGCCGATCGAGCCGGCGCCTTCGGATGTCGTAATCTGAACCGAATCGATATCAACAGGCGACATCAACAGCTTAGTCTGCTCTTCGGTCAGGCCCGCATCCTGCAATACGCCCTTCGACTTCACGGCTGTCAGCCCGGCTTGCAAGGAATGCGTGACACTGCTTTCCATCAGCTTCTCCGACTTGTAAACTACATTCGGGAAGCCCACTTCTTTATTTTCTTCGAACTCAATATAGCCATCGATTTTGCCGTCTACAATCGCCTTCTTAAGCTCCTTCTCGTTGCCTTCGGTAGATCCTGTATCCGCGAACGGCACGAGCTTCAGCTCCGCTTTCTCCTGCGCGCTGTAATGTTCGTTCAGCATCGCCGCGATACGAGCGCCATTGAACATCGTAGAGCTTGTTACGTCTTCCTTCGTTTCCACATAGCCGATCGAGGTCGGCTCATCTTCTCCGCTGCTGAACTGCGAAATGATATAAGGGAGATTAATACCGATACTAATGATAACTGCAATAATCAAGGTCGTGATCAGGAAGGCTTTTCCTTTGAATTTGTTGCGGACCGTAAACCCGACGACTGTCCAAAAATTATTATTCATGGCTCTCACCTACCGTTTTAATAAAGATTTCATTGAGCGTCGGCTCCATCACTTCAAACCGCTGAATTTCCGTCTGCGCCATAGCCAGCTCGAGAATCGGCCGTCCTGCATCCTCGCGATCGATAAACAACTCGTAGCCGTTCTCGTGACGAATGATCTTCGTTACGCCCGGGATGGACTCCAGACCGGACACTTCACTGCCTGTGCCGAGCATGACGCGCTCGCGCGGGAACTGCTTCTTGATTGCCTTCAGATTGCCCTGCAGCACCGGGTTGGACTTGTGCAGAATGGTGATGTTGCGGCACAGCTCCTCGACATGCTCCATGCGGTGAGTCGAGAACAAGATGCTTGTTCCTCCGTCACGCAGCTCCTTGACCGTCGATTTCAGCAGCTCCACATTGACCGGGTCGAGTCCGCTGAACGCTTCATCCATAATAATGATCTTCGGCTGATGAATGACCGCCGCGATGAATTGAATTTTCTGCTGGTTGCCCTTGGACAGCTCTTCAACCTTCTTGTTGTAATATTCCGGTACGCCGAACCGGTCCAGCCAGCGCTTCAGGCTGCGGTCCGCATCCTTGCGGGACATCCCACGAAGCTGAGCCAAGTAATGGATCTGATCACTCACCTTGACCTTCGGATACAGCCCGCGCTCTTCCGGAAGGTATCCGAGCCCCTTTAGCTGCTGTACGGTGTACGGCTTGCCATGATAAGTAATCGTACCGCCGTCCGGATAGATCAGGCCTAGCACCATGCGCATCGTTGTTGTCTTGCCTGCACCGTTGCCGCCGAGCAGTCCGTAAATTTCGCCCTCCGCCACTTCAAAGCTGATGCCGTTCACTGCCGTCTTGTCGCCATACTGCTTAAAAATTTTCTCGACCTTCAATGGATTCATCGTATGAACTCCTTCCTCTATTTAAGAACGAATGCGTAATCTCTCCTGCTCGATTAGTACGGTTAGAATGTCGTCCAGTTCCAGCTTCTGCCTGCCTGATATCCGCACGCCGGTTTCACCGCACCATCTCTCCGCATCCGCCGCTTCGCTGGTAATGACTTTGTACAAGCTGCCGCCATTCGGTTCAGCGCTCCGATAACCCGGCATAGCCTTCCAATTCGCAGTGCCCTCGCTCGTGTCGATGTAATAGGAATACCATGATTCGAGCAGCGAGTCCTTCTCGAACATTCCGAGTACCCGGCCATGGACGATGAAAACGATGTAGTCCGCCAGCCGTTTCACCTCATCGATAATATGCGATGCCATCAGCACGGCTCGATCGCCGCGTTCCATGTACCGGTGTATGGCGTCGATCATCGTCTTCCAGGCGATCGGATCGAGTCCGGAAGAAGGTTCGTCGAGCAGCAGCAAATCCGGATTATGCGCCATCGCAACCGCCAGATCGAACTTCCTCCGCATTCCCTTGGACATCTTGTTAAGCTTCAGCGACGTATCCACCTCGAACCGCCGCAGCAGCTCCTGATAGCGGTTAAGGTCCCAGCTCGGATACCATTGGCTGATGAACGCCGCCTTCTGTTCCGCCTTCAGATTATCATCGATATCAATCGCTTGCTCAGGCACATAACCGATCCGCTGCTTCATCGCGATATCATCGCCGCCGACCTGCAGTCCGAATAGTTCAATTTCACCTGCATCCGGTTTGGCTTGGTCGAGCATCATTCGAAACAGCGAGCTCTTCCCCGAGCCGTTCGGACCGACGATTGCCGTCACATAGCCCTGCGGAATTTGCAAATCGACAGGCCCCAGCTGAAAATGCTTTCGTTTCTGCAGCAAACCTCGTACTTCTATAACCATCGGCTCCATATTGTTATACGCCTCCCCCCGGGTTGCTGCCGGCCGCCCGTTTCTGCTGCAGAACATCCCGCAGAATATCCATCATTTCTTCATCCGAGCATTGCACGCGCAGCCCGGCATCAACCGCGGCTTCAATCGCCTCAATAACGGCACTTCGGCGATGCAGGTCTCTCATCTCGTCCCCCACCTTGGCTACAAATGTACCGGTCCCCTGCCTGGTGCGCAGCAAACCTTCATTCTCCAAATCCTGGTATACCCGCCTGATCGTTATGACACTGCACTTCACCGACTGGGCCAGCTCCCGGATGGACGGAAGAAGCGTACCTTCTGCCAGCTGTCCGCTCACGATCAGTGCACGGAGTTGAACCTCGATTTGATGATATAGCGGCTCTGCGCTTTGCTCGTTAATCTGTATCGGTATCCACACCGTGCCCGTACACCTTCTTCGTTCATGACATGATAATCCTTAACGCCGATCATTAACTTCAGCAAGCCAATCTAATTCAATAAGCTTCGTGTTCCGAGCTTGTTCTTGACGAAATGCCCGGAGGCCATGAATGCCGCTGCTCCGGCGATCAGCATGACGATGGCTCCAATCGGATTGCTATTCTGTGCCAGCTGCATCGAATCGCTCACCGGGTGAAAGCCAATCCACCAACATAGCATCAGAAGAGGAAAATAAATCAGCAGTGAGCATAAACAAATGATGAAGTAAACTTTGCCGTTGTAGGCCTGCTCGAAGAACATGTACAAGGAGCCCGCAATAAGCGAGTACGCCCACCAGCAAGCCGCGAACAGAAGATACTGTCCGGGATTCATAGCCTCTCGCAATCCGCCGACGAGAAAGTATTGGAGCGTAAAGAAAATCGTACCGACGATCAGCAGAGTCGTTAGCAATAGAATCATCCGGGAGATAACGAGGGACAGGAGTCCGATCGGCATCGTTCGCCAATAGGCGAGCTTGCGTGTATAGGGATCATTATGCCAATAGCGGAACATGACCCGGTTCATAATAAACCCCATGTTTGGCAGTATCGTCAGATAAAAAAAATCGATAAGCCACTTCCAAATCTGCTCCGAGTCCTCCGCTGCCTGGAAGAGCTCTCCCATACTCGGCGATATGATAAGCGCAATATAAGCATAAAACAAGATTGAAAAAATAAGGCCAGCCCACGAATGGCGCAACTCATGCTGATACAATCGCCAAGCACCCTGCCAGCTCGTCATTTCTGTATCCTCCAGTCATTATACTGTGTATATCTTTATATACAGTATAATCACACCTCGATATTGAAGTCAACCCGATATTCTTAAAGG carries:
- a CDS encoding aldose 1-epimerase produces the protein MTIYRHQRNYGCRIHDQYTYLGMRVLVLENEKVRISLLPDKGTEIFEFLYKPVDLDFMWLTENGVHNPNSYLPTSPDPISTFIDYYAGGWQEVFPNGGSTSSYLGARFGQHGEVAHMPWDVEVLEDSADRIRVLFRVRTKKVPFELRKTLTLQSDSSTLRIEEELENLSDLPLRFMWGHHIAFGKPFLEPGCRINLPEGLTVLTEERSLQAINLGRVRRGDVHEWPVAADEQGAAVDLSILPARDARSDIVYVTGFEKSRAWYEVENGRRGMGIRVEWDASRLPYLWYWQEFGETKTYPWYGRHYNVGLEPFSGYPTHGIEKALENESAGSIGPSQTISSWLTAAPYPLNEK
- a CDS encoding ABC transporter ATP-binding protein — protein: MNPLKVEKIFKQYGDKTAVNGISFEVAEGEIYGLLGGNGAGKTTTMRMVLGLIYPDGGTITYHGKPYTVQQLKGLGYLPEERGLYPKVKVSDQIHYLAQLRGMSRKDADRSLKRWLDRFGVPEYYNKKVEELSKGNQQKIQFIAAVIHQPKIIIMDEAFSGLDPVNVELLKSTVKELRDGGTSILFSTHRMEHVEELCRNITILHKSNPVLQGNLKAIKKQFPRERVMLGTGSEVSGLESIPGVTKIIRHENGYELFIDREDAGRPILELAMAQTEIQRFEVMEPTLNEIFIKTVGESHE
- a CDS encoding ABC transporter permease, with protein sequence MNNNFWTVVGFTVRNKFKGKAFLITTLIIAVIISIGINLPYIISQFSSGEDEPTSIGYVETKEDVTSSTMFNGARIAAMLNEHYSAQEKAELKLVPFADTGSTEGNEKELKKAIVDGKIDGYIEFEENKEVGFPNVVYKSEKLMESSVTHSLQAGLTAVKSKGVLQDAGLTEEQTKLLMSPVDIDSVQITTSEGAGSIGQGKTPSQQAMDMGLVYVIIILLFMAIMITGQLIASEITAEKSSRVMEILITSVSPLKSMFGKIFGMFIVGLTQIIAYVAVIVINMMLPHNAEPLAELNIRLSDIDPFVLVYALIFYLAGYFLFATLFAAVGSIVSRTEDLGQAVLPITMVALAGFYICMFGGLNNPDSMLMKVSSFIPLFSPYAMVVRLGLSDPPLWQVWASIIILLVTIYVAGWISARIYRAGVLMYGKRPSFKELRKAMKAYKA
- a CDS encoding enolase C-terminal domain-like protein yields the protein MKITDIKATTVTVPLEAPLRHSNGAHWGRFVRTIIEVETDEGITGYGEMGGGGESSELAFAGLKRYLVDHDPFQLEELRYKICNPTASLYNNRTQLHAAIEFACLDIMGKKLNQPVYKLLGGKVRDKVPFASYLFYRLPNEKGQGEVRTIEQLIEHCQDLKTKYGFNVHKLKGGVFHPDYELECYKALAAAFPKDKLRYDPNAALSVEESIQFGQAIEHLNNDYYEDPTWGLNGMRRVRSMVRIPTATNTVVVNFEQLAANILDLAVDVILLDTTFWGGIRACIKAAGVCETFQLGVAVHSSGELGIQLATMLHLGAVLPNLSHAADAHYHHLQDDIIVGGKMGYENGAIKVPDGPGLGIEINRDKLAQYAELYRELGGYPYDRDPTRPEWFPLVPNDRWADPN
- a CDS encoding GntR family transcriptional regulator, which translates into the protein MWIPIQINEQSAEPLYHQIEVQLRALIVSGQLAEGTLLPSIRELAQSVKCSVITIRRVYQDLENEGLLRTRQGTGTFVAKVGDEMRDLHRRSAVIEAIEAAVDAGLRVQCSDEEMMDILRDVLQQKRAAGSNPGGGV
- a CDS encoding ABC transporter ATP-binding protein; protein product: MEPMVIEVRGLLQKRKHFQLGPVDLQIPQGYVTAIVGPNGSGKSSLFRMMLDQAKPDAGEIELFGLQVGGDDIAMKQRIGYVPEQAIDIDDNLKAEQKAAFISQWYPSWDLNRYQELLRRFEVDTSLKLNKMSKGMRRKFDLAVAMAHNPDLLLLDEPSSGLDPIAWKTMIDAIHRYMERGDRAVLMASHIIDEVKRLADYIVFIVHGRVLGMFEKDSLLESWYSYYIDTSEGTANWKAMPGYRSAEPNGGSLYKVITSEAADAERWCGETGVRISGRQKLELDDILTVLIEQERLRIRS
- a CDS encoding SDR family NAD(P)-dependent oxidoreductase; protein product: MDASEFAGKVAVVTGGTKGIGFGAARRLAQGGASVLMCGIDQMECDQAANSLRAEGVEASAFCADVRHSDQVRQLMEQAVILYGGIDILVNSAGVQRYGDVVDTPEEVWDEVIDTNLKGIFLACKHALPEMRKRSGGSVVNVSSVQAFASQKGVAAYTASKGAINAMTRAMALDHAGENIRFNAVCPASVDTPMLRWAADGFKEDKTVNQMIDSWGQMHPLHRVAKIEEVAELIAFLASSRASFITGGEYKIDGGMTAALGVHLPE